One Candidatus Bathyarchaeota archaeon genomic region harbors:
- a CDS encoding carboxypeptidase regulatory-like domain-containing protein, whose amino-acid sequence NASTIEISGRANMTILNSTITGFNTLTSRENSTLHIHNSRLLIPYINCSCRALTLTGGNMPKGELKINTSTVSLERFKADRIHLDVGNSILKNIQANNLAAKSSGTLQLNSSRIGNCTLQSNVKVVIADSTFDWLKFLSSGDAVNVTVSKGRAGGPIYADTNVTVQRYWYLRVNVTDLAGTGIPAKIVVEDYFGKTVTTGEADARGLYSKPILAEVVNGSKTIFLGNFRVRAEYFNYTTRTVPIVLDGNRYVELRFMDSVPLESATKLVVSPVIVRVGDPVRVSGWVDSKMSGEHVEVIVIGPNNTRIDRVYRTIEGGFFEGEFKPNIDGRWIVYADWISGPPQATNTRSRAYTVLVEPRPPLIILIIRALPIVVVVIGICVAAAFLLLSRFRESRTLQIL is encoded by the coding sequence AACGCCTCAACCATAGAAATCTCAGGAAGAGCAAACATGACCATCCTCAACTCAACCATAACAGGATTCAACACCCTGACATCAAGAGAGAACTCAACCCTACATATTCATAATAGTAGACTACTCATACCCTACATCAATTGTTCATGTAGGGCCCTCACCTTAACCGGCGGAAACATGCCCAAGGGTGAGTTGAAGATCAATACCTCAACAGTGAGTTTGGAGAGGTTCAAGGCTGACAGGATCCATCTCGACGTCGGCAACTCCATATTGAAGAATATTCAGGCGAACAATCTCGCAGCAAAATCTAGTGGAACCCTGCAGTTGAACTCCTCAAGAATAGGGAACTGCACATTGCAGTCAAATGTGAAGGTTGTCATAGCAGACTCGACATTCGACTGGTTGAAATTCCTCTCATCAGGCGATGCGGTCAACGTGACAGTGTCTAAGGGGAGGGCTGGAGGCCCAATATACGCGGACACGAATGTTACCGTTCAGAGATACTGGTATCTCAGGGTCAATGTAACGGACCTGGCTGGAACCGGAATACCTGCGAAGATAGTTGTGGAAGACTATTTCGGCAAGACCGTCACCACCGGTGAGGCGGATGCGAGGGGCCTGTACTCCAAGCCTATTCTGGCCGAGGTGGTAAACGGTTCAAAGACGATCTTTCTAGGAAACTTCAGGGTCAGGGCTGAATACTTCAACTACACAACGAGAACCGTCCCAATAGTTCTGGATGGAAACAGATATGTTGAGCTCAGATTCATGGACAGTGTCCCCCTGGAGTCTGCGACGAAACTTGTGGTCTCGCCGGTCATTGTCAGGGTCGGAGACCCTGTGAGGGTGAGTGGCTGGGTCGACTCAAAAATGTCAGGTGAACATGTCGAGGTTATTGTCATCGGACCCAACAACACCAGGATCGACAGGGTCTACAGAACCATTGAGGGCGGATTCTTTGAAGGTGAGTTCAAACCTAATATCGATGGGAGATGGATAGTCTATGCGGACTGGATAAGCGGGCCACCCCAAGCCACAAACACTAGAAGCAGAGCATACACTGTCCTTGTTGAGCCTCGGCCACCCCTGATAATACTCATCATCAGAGCCCTACCCATAGTCGTAGTAGTCATAGGGATCTGTGTTGCAGCCGCGTTCCTTCTGCTGAGTCGATTCAGAGAATCCAGGACTTTACAAATACTCTAA
- a CDS encoding phospholipid carrier-dependent glycosyltransferase translates to MYPVDSDFDHRILDLEEGSSLTISLLAPFLLAMDRLYIDFSSSSMLEIYATFFAVLSIYLLIAYRNGWTTLLLYVAIGLALSCKWTVIFLLVLPPIHYFLIGRFDRLKLYPLYVGISALTYMATYIVYFLSGNTVQDFVSLQYRIVAYHHRMRFELGSPPPLYNLLNFLTGIEGPTQIRTLSLNPNNGIAMSGPEVGLSIISAYNPLTWPLSFSASILAGHYMLREAREANPVAFAFIVLAASTSLGKTFIWYLLPGLPFAYICLAYMLDRLYRDSGSSFWVKAALILYVAAVASWSIFVELPPYIKI, encoded by the coding sequence ATTTACCCTGTCGATTCTGACTTTGATCATCGTATTCTTGATCTCGAGGAGGGTTCAAGTCTTACAATATCTCTGCTTGCACCTTTCCTTCTCGCTATGGACAGGCTGTACATTGATTTCTCCTCGAGCAGCATGCTCGAGATATATGCAACATTCTTTGCAGTCTTATCCATTTACTTGCTTATTGCTTACAGGAACGGTTGGACTACACTCCTTCTATATGTTGCCATTGGTCTTGCATTGTCTTGTAAGTGGACCGTTATCTTCCTGTTGGTTTTGCCGCCGATCCATTACTTTTTGATTGGGAGATTCGATAGGTTGAAGTTATACCCTTTATACGTCGGCATCTCAGCTCTGACATATATGGCGACCTACATAGTCTACTTTCTCTCAGGAAATACTGTGCAGGATTTCGTGAGTCTCCAGTATAGAATCGTTGCCTATCACCATCGGATGAGATTTGAATTGGGGAGTCCACCACCCCTGTACAATCTGCTCAACTTCCTCACAGGGATAGAGGGCCCAACCCAGATAAGAACCCTGAGCTTGAATCCGAACAATGGCATTGCCATGTCCGGGCCTGAGGTTGGATTGAGCATTATCAGTGCATACAACCCCTTGACTTGGCCCCTCTCATTCTCAGCCTCGATCCTGGCAGGTCACTACATGTTGAGGGAGGCCAGGGAGGCGAATCCCGTAGCATTTGCATTCATAGTCTTGGCAGCCTCAACATCCTTAGGTAAGACTTTCATCTGGTACCTCTTACCAGGCCTACCTTTCGCATATATCTGCTTAGCATACATGCTTGACAGGTTATATCGAGACTCAGGGAGTAGTTTTTGGGTCAAGGCGGCTCTGATCCTGTATGTTGCCGCCGTAGCCTCCTGGTCCATCTTCGTTGAGTTGCCACCATACATCAAAATTTAG
- a CDS encoding DUF2046 domain-containing protein, translating to MAEKIPGWIERLLLPRLSSIEGELKSINTRIDSLQNELQSRTTSLEKEIASLRSEIYSRIGGLEKDLQSRIGSLEKEMQSRLGGLEKELQSRTTSLEKELSSLRNEMQTRIGSLEKELQSGTASLEKEISSLKGEMNARFDSLETKVTLIEDVTRLKMEVKALTEKIAAIATS from the coding sequence TTGGCTGAGAAGATTCCTGGATGGATTGAAAGGCTCCTTCTGCCTAGGCTCAGCTCGATTGAGGGGGAGTTGAAGTCCATTAATACTAGGATAGATAGCCTCCAGAACGAGTTGCAGTCAAGGACTACGAGTCTCGAGAAAGAGATCGCCTCCCTCAGGAGCGAGATATATTCAAGGATCGGGGGGCTAGAGAAGGATTTGCAGTCAAGGATTGGGAGTTTAGAGAAGGAGATGCAATCAAGGCTTGGGGGTCTAGAGAAGGAGTTACAGTCTAGAACTACGAGTTTAGAGAAGGAGTTATCCTCCCTCAGAAATGAGATGCAGACAAGAATCGGGAGTTTGGAGAAGGAGTTGCAGTCTGGAACTGCAAGTTTGGAGAAGGAGATATCTTCACTTAAGGGTGAGATGAATGCTAGATTCGACTCTCTAGAGACCAAGGTTACCCTGATTGAGGATGTGACCAGGCTGAAGATGGAGGTGAAGGCCCTAACAGAAAAGATAGCTGCGATAGCAACTTCCTAG
- a CDS encoding DUF296 domain-containing protein has protein sequence MSEVRFASGEGQIGRIVVARLLPGTDLMEGLNKICDQYNINNGVIVDCIGSLRKAVFKFLIPNPKLKLGSGYGEPYVLDGPIEFLGGQGIITQGEDGKRKIHLHGLVNRTSVEEGKAKPDYVLGGDFGVPPGSNLVLATMDITIIEVKGLNIIRKYDTETEIATRLDFEKA, from the coding sequence ATGAGCGAGGTTCGTTTCGCCTCTGGTGAGGGGCAGATAGGGAGAATAGTAGTGGCTCGACTCCTCCCAGGAACAGACCTGATGGAGGGTTTGAACAAGATATGCGACCAGTACAACATAAACAACGGTGTGATCGTGGACTGCATAGGTAGCCTGCGGAAGGCCGTATTCAAATTTCTGATACCGAACCCCAAACTGAAGCTCGGATCAGGATACGGTGAACCTTATGTCCTCGACGGTCCAATAGAGTTTCTGGGTGGACAAGGAATAATAACACAGGGTGAGGATGGTAAAAGGAAGATACATCTACATGGACTCGTGAACAGAACGAGTGTCGAGGAAGGTAAGGCCAAACCCGACTATGTGCTGGGCGGAGACTTCGGTGTACCACCAGGCTCAAACCTAGTGCTTGCGACGATGGATATCACAATAATAGAGGTTAAGGGACTCAACATAATCAGGAAATATGACACGGAGACAGAGATAGCTACTAGACTGGACTTCGAGAAGGCCTAA
- a CDS encoding cobalamin-dependent protein (Presence of a B(12) (cobalamin)-binding domain implies dependence on cobalamin itself, in one of its several forms, or in some unusual lineages, dependence on a cobalamin-like analog.) has protein sequence MSQTDMALENLRKQIIELNVEESRKAAREAVGSGVPVESILNKGVGLALEEVSRRYDRGEYFLSELVMAGEVVNEVLSEVLPLIRKGEDETASIEKGTVVIGTVHGDLHDIGKNIVSTFMSALGLRVIDLGVDVPPERFIEEVKRSRAQVMGLSCLLTTTLPAMKRTIEALQESGLRPAVKVIVGGRPVTETLAKELGADAYGHDAPDGARKALRLIGRE, from the coding sequence TTGAGTCAGACCGATATGGCGCTTGAGAATCTACGTAAACAGATTATTGAACTCAATGTTGAAGAGTCTCGAAAAGCTGCAAGGGAAGCTGTAGGATCCGGAGTACCTGTCGAGTCCATCCTCAACAAGGGTGTTGGCCTCGCGTTGGAAGAGGTTAGCAGAAGATACGATAGAGGAGAGTATTTTCTGAGTGAACTTGTTATGGCCGGTGAAGTCGTTAATGAAGTCTTATCGGAGGTTCTGCCCCTCATAAGAAAGGGTGAAGACGAAACGGCATCCATTGAGAAAGGGACAGTGGTTATAGGGACTGTTCATGGTGACTTACATGACATTGGAAAGAACATAGTATCTACATTCATGTCTGCTTTGGGGTTGAGGGTGATAGATCTTGGGGTGGATGTTCCTCCTGAACGGTTTATAGAGGAGGTTAAGAGGAGCAGGGCTCAGGTAATGGGTTTATCATGCCTGTTGACCACAACCCTTCCAGCGATGAAGAGGACGATAGAGGCTCTGCAAGAGTCTGGTTTGCGTCCAGCTGTTAAGGTGATAGTTGGGGGGAGGCCGGTCACAGAGACGCTGGCCAAAGAGTTGGGTGCTGACGCCTACGGACACGATGCACCTGACGGTGCAAGGAAAGCTTTGAGGCTCATAGGGAGAGAGTAG
- a CDS encoding uroporphyrinogen decarboxylase family protein: MVSQEFAQINRERMLRAIDHEEPDRPPVALMVNAPFFSSYANIPVKEYYTDPRKMLRAQLTVRERFYNLTPIWADGGVAVEPSALGGEIYWDTAGNPQVKPFIKDLEDIDRLETPDPSSDGWMPKQLETYRYMIENVGKDVKVDFGYLVIGPTTIAGMIRGMSKFLIDLFKHPEAARKLLRVCTDTAKVWVRAQEEVVGETDYGVFIADDAASFLTPKQFEDFIAPLYREIYEVFPNCRRWYHNDMKSTHILKQLADSGVEVFHIAYDVDLPAAKEIVGERICFVGNIPPLEVLKEGNLHTVREACATLIRNMAEGGGFILSTGGFINAGTPAENIDAMIESVESP; encoded by the coding sequence ATGGTCAGCCAAGAATTTGCACAGATAAATAGAGAGAGAATGTTAAGAGCCATAGATCATGAGGAGCCTGACCGACCACCTGTTGCATTGATGGTGAACGCGCCCTTCTTCTCAAGTTACGCCAACATCCCAGTGAAGGAGTATTATACAGATCCCAGGAAGATGTTGAGGGCCCAGCTGACTGTGAGGGAGAGGTTCTACAACCTCACGCCAATATGGGCTGATGGCGGTGTAGCTGTTGAGCCTTCAGCATTGGGCGGGGAGATTTACTGGGATACAGCCGGAAATCCCCAGGTGAAACCTTTCATCAAAGACCTTGAAGATATAGATAGGCTCGAGACTCCCGATCCTTCAAGTGACGGCTGGATGCCTAAACAACTCGAAACATACAGGTACATGATCGAAAACGTTGGGAAAGATGTTAAAGTCGATTTCGGCTATCTAGTCATCGGCCCCACAACGATCGCAGGCATGATCAGGGGTATGAGCAAATTCTTGATAGACCTCTTCAAACATCCAGAAGCCGCCCGTAAACTCTTGAGAGTATGCACAGATACCGCGAAGGTATGGGTGAGGGCCCAAGAGGAGGTTGTGGGTGAGACAGACTATGGAGTATTCATCGCAGACGACGCGGCCTCATTCTTAACTCCAAAACAGTTTGAGGATTTCATTGCGCCATTATACAGGGAGATATATGAGGTCTTTCCAAATTGTAGGCGGTGGTACCATAACGATATGAAGTCGACACATATACTGAAGCAACTGGCAGATTCTGGTGTCGAGGTATTCCACATAGCCTACGATGTTGATCTCCCAGCGGCAAAAGAGATCGTTGGGGAGAGGATCTGTTTCGTCGGGAATATTCCTCCTCTTGAAGTTCTCAAGGAGGGCAATTTACATACAGTCAGGGAGGCTTGCGCGACCCTTATTCGAAATATGGCCGAAGGTGGAGGATTTATACTCTCGACGGGCGGATTCATAAACGCTGGGACCCCTGCGGAGAACATTGATGCGATGATCGAATCTGTGGAGTCACCATAG
- a CDS encoding trimethylamine methyltransferase family protein: MKPILEFLSSDEVYMIHQASLEILERVGVKFESKEAQQTLKSVGVDVDGDGVARFHPDTVEEYVKKAPRSVVLRARDPKQDVYLRDGRVVFSSGTGMYVVEGKSARKSTYQDCCNWARLCDAIKNVDFSAEIHSTDVPLELTDRYNFKAMATNTTKPFIGSSLSRAGVLDEIEMAAAIAGGKEELRKRSQWWTAYCAISPLTWSENACTVFKETAPYNIPVFVEGESVIGGTSPVTVVATLAQTNAEALSGIVYNQILKKGRPCVFNIGFSHPMDMKTCLALHGNIVAGIVGAGGAQIARFYGLPSASWMATDSKISDAQCGYEKALTGIIPALARANIIWGMGQAEFTYAVDFEKLVIDDEIVTQMKRALDGIEVNEETLCLEAIERVGIGGSFLTSKAKDTFKHIQKETTELTVGDRNTREKWLASGGRSISEKAREKVEEILETHEPEPLDRDIVKRLDEIIENAKRNLAKKS; encoded by the coding sequence ATGAAGCCTATTCTTGAATTTCTCTCAAGTGACGAGGTGTATATGATACATCAGGCTTCTCTTGAGATTCTTGAGAGGGTGGGTGTAAAGTTTGAGAGTAAGGAGGCCCAGCAGACTCTCAAGAGTGTAGGGGTTGACGTCGATGGGGATGGTGTTGCAAGGTTCCATCCAGATACTGTTGAAGAGTATGTTAAGAAGGCACCTAGATCGGTTGTCTTGAGAGCTAGAGATCCCAAACAGGATGTATACCTCAGAGACGGTCGTGTCGTCTTCTCTTCTGGAACAGGAATGTATGTTGTGGAGGGTAAATCTGCTAGAAAGTCAACATATCAGGACTGTTGTAACTGGGCGAGACTATGCGACGCAATAAAGAATGTTGATTTCTCAGCTGAGATACATTCTACAGACGTCCCGCTGGAACTCACCGACAGATACAATTTCAAAGCTATGGCTACGAATACAACGAAGCCATTCATTGGAAGCTCACTCTCAAGGGCTGGTGTCCTCGATGAGATAGAGATGGCTGCAGCTATAGCTGGCGGGAAGGAGGAGTTGAGGAAGAGATCGCAGTGGTGGACTGCATACTGCGCCATCAGCCCCCTAACATGGAGCGAGAACGCATGCACAGTCTTCAAGGAGACCGCGCCATACAATATCCCAGTCTTCGTTGAGGGCGAGTCGGTCATAGGTGGGACATCACCTGTGACTGTTGTTGCAACCCTGGCTCAGACCAACGCCGAAGCCCTAAGCGGAATAGTCTACAACCAGATCCTGAAGAAGGGAAGGCCGTGCGTGTTCAACATAGGTTTCAGCCACCCGATGGATATGAAGACATGCCTCGCACTACACGGCAACATCGTCGCTGGAATAGTAGGCGCTGGTGGAGCACAGATCGCGAGATTCTACGGTTTACCTTCCGCATCATGGATGGCTACCGACTCCAAAATCTCAGATGCCCAGTGCGGTTACGAGAAGGCTCTGACAGGCATTATTCCAGCATTGGCAAGGGCAAACATCATATGGGGTATGGGCCAAGCCGAGTTCACATACGCCGTAGACTTCGAGAAACTGGTTATAGACGACGAGATCGTAACTCAGATGAAGAGGGCCCTCGACGGAATAGAAGTCAACGAGGAGACTTTATGTTTAGAAGCGATTGAAAGAGTAGGTATCGGAGGAAGCTTCCTAACATCCAAAGCAAAAGATACTTTCAAGCATATCCAGAAAGAGACTACTGAACTCACCGTAGGTGACAGGAACACTAGGGAGAAGTGGCTGGCCTCAGGAGGAAGAAGCATAAGTGAAAAAGCTAGAGAGAAGGTGGAGGAGATCCTTGAAACACATGAACCTGAACCGCTGGACAGAGACATTGTTAAGAGGCTGGACGAGATCATAGAGAATGCTAAGAGAAATCTAGCGAAGAAATCATAG
- a CDS encoding corrinoid protein, giving the protein MSIKSNLEDLASLVIEGDPDAVKSTVKKLLKTGMDPLHIVEGGLTKGIRIIGEKYGRGEIFLTELLMAAEAMKAGMSLIYPELQKHRKELTKIGSVVIGTVAGDIHDLGKNIVAALFSAHGFEVTDLGVDVPDRLFIEKVKELKPDILGLSALMTSTIPKQREIINLLKEEGLRKKVKVMVGGAAVNEDFAREIGADGYAENANDAVERAKILIVEKSVKTFPH; this is encoded by the coding sequence ATGTCAATTAAATCAAACCTTGAGGATCTCGCCAGTCTAGTTATTGAGGGAGACCCAGACGCAGTGAAGTCAACAGTCAAGAAATTGTTGAAGACAGGGATGGATCCGTTGCATATAGTTGAGGGTGGCTTAACCAAAGGCATAAGGATAATTGGCGAGAAATATGGGAGGGGAGAAATTTTTCTAACAGAACTGTTGATGGCAGCTGAAGCGATGAAGGCAGGTATGAGCCTGATCTACCCTGAACTTCAGAAGCATAGGAAGGAGCTGACCAAGATAGGCTCAGTAGTTATAGGAACCGTTGCAGGAGACATCCATGACCTTGGAAAGAATATTGTCGCAGCTCTATTCTCAGCACACGGATTCGAAGTCACAGACCTAGGAGTAGATGTCCCAGATAGACTTTTCATCGAGAAAGTCAAAGAGTTGAAGCCAGATATTCTTGGTCTATCGGCGTTGATGACCTCAACCATTCCAAAACAGCGTGAAATCATAAACCTGCTCAAGGAGGAGGGTCTGAGAAAGAAAGTGAAGGTGATGGTTGGAGGCGCAGCCGTGAATGAAGACTTTGCGAGGGAGATAGGGGCCGACGGCTACGCTGAGAATGCAAACGACGCCGTGGAAAGGGCGAAGATTCTTATTGTGGAAAAATCGGTTAAGACCTTCCCGCATTAG
- a CDS encoding ABC transporter ATP-binding protein: MLEIENLRTGYGEITVLWDVSIKVEDRGITALLGANGAGKSTLLNCVVGLHKAWSGDIKFDGTSITRIKPSRRVEMGISMVPEGRRIFTEMTVWENLLMGAYTKRAREKMTDSLDQVYKLFPILKDRLNQRAGTLSGGEQQMLAVGRALMSRPKLLICDEISTGLSPKMIMLLMGTLDKLSEEGLPIFMIEQHVERALEISNKAYILENGRISMEGRSEDLRVDERLRKAYMGI; the protein is encoded by the coding sequence ATACTCGAGATAGAAAATCTCAGAACAGGCTACGGGGAGATCACAGTCCTTTGGGATGTCTCAATAAAAGTTGAAGATAGAGGTATAACAGCTCTACTGGGAGCGAATGGTGCTGGGAAGTCAACCCTTCTAAACTGTGTAGTAGGATTGCACAAGGCTTGGTCTGGAGACATTAAGTTTGATGGCACGAGCATAACCAGAATCAAACCTAGCAGAAGAGTTGAGATGGGCATATCGATGGTTCCTGAAGGAAGAAGGATTTTCACAGAGATGACTGTGTGGGAGAACCTGCTAATGGGTGCCTACACTAAGAGAGCAAGAGAAAAAATGACGGACTCCCTAGACCAAGTCTATAAACTATTCCCGATCTTGAAGGATAGGTTGAACCAGCGAGCGGGTACTTTGAGTGGGGGGGAGCAGCAGATGCTGGCCGTCGGAAGGGCTCTAATGTCGAGACCCAAACTACTCATATGTGATGAGATCTCAACAGGTCTCAGCCCAAAAATGATCATGCTTCTAATGGGCACATTGGATAAGTTGAGTGAAGAGGGGCTACCAATATTCATGATTGAACAACATGTCGAGCGAGCCTTAGAGATTTCAAATAAAGCATACATTTTGGAAAACGGCAGAATCTCCATGGAAGGCAGAAGTGAGGACTTGCGTGTTGATGAAAGGTTAAGAAAAGCCTACATGGGAATCTAA
- a CDS encoding ABC transporter ATP-binding protein: MSKESILKIENVTKKFGGLYALNKVSLNVERGKILGLIGPNGSGKTTLFNVITGMYTPEEGRIYFDGGEITGLKPHEIARRGIGRTFQIVRPFSDMSVFENLLVSGLFSSQVKTDRGKVEDRCHEILKITGLTEKSDTPADMLSFVEKRRLEIARALALNPKLLLLDETMAGLNPTEVDQALHMIKDIKSKFGLTIIVVEHVMRAIMSISDWIVALSEGSKIAEGTPKEVSENPEVLRVYLGERVNTKGMS; encoded by the coding sequence ATGAGTAAAGAATCAATTTTGAAGATAGAAAATGTCACAAAGAAGTTCGGTGGACTCTATGCTTTGAACAAGGTTTCCCTAAATGTCGAACGTGGCAAGATCCTAGGATTGATAGGCCCCAACGGTTCTGGTAAGACAACCCTATTCAACGTCATCACTGGCATGTACACCCCTGAAGAGGGCAGGATCTACTTTGATGGAGGGGAGATCACCGGCCTCAAGCCTCACGAGATAGCAAGGAGAGGTATCGGAAGAACATTCCAAATAGTAAGGCCATTCAGCGATATGAGCGTATTTGAGAACCTTCTGGTTAGTGGATTATTCAGCAGTCAGGTAAAAACTGACAGAGGAAAAGTTGAGGATCGGTGCCATGAGATATTAAAGATTACAGGTCTCACTGAGAAATCTGACACCCCAGCCGACATGTTGAGTTTCGTCGAAAAGAGAAGGCTCGAAATCGCCAGGGCATTAGCTCTAAACCCAAAACTTCTTCTATTGGATGAGACCATGGCAGGTTTAAATCCAACAGAGGTCGACCAAGCCCTCCACATGATAAAAGACATAAAGAGTAAGTTCGGATTAACCATCATAGTTGTCGAGCATGTTATGAGGGCTATAATGTCCATATCAGACTGGATAGTTGCTTTGAGTGAAGGTTCAAAGATAGCTGAAGGCACACCGAAAGAAGTCTCTGAAAATCCGGAAGTGTTAAGAGTCTATCTTGGAGAACGTGTCAACACCAAGGGGATGAGTTGA
- a CDS encoding branched-chain amino acid ABC transporter permease, which yields MAFKKEHKYTNSFSLCLAFAVGIGVIGLFSEAATTAYCYAMIELMILAYSLNIFTGLSGYINFGHIIFYGIGAYTAAVSASIIASPYVNPFIYVIAGGAFASLCALALGFPILRLRGDYFAIATLGVNEAVKVIIINTKSLGEGRGISIFGLVPAYDIKGLYIFLLTILFAVIITSYIIFKSKFGYGLRAIKADEDVAEVMGVNTTKYKILSYAIGAFFAGSAGGVLTLLYAYAFPEYFFIGRTVDMLIALVLGGFGTMLGPLIGSVIYYMVKDALLIRFPFYHQVIFGVVLIALVRSFPAGIVGLINRLLLKRGRGVRVE from the coding sequence ATGGCTTTTAAGAAGGAGCATAAATATACGAATAGCTTCAGTTTGTGTCTCGCCTTCGCGGTTGGAATAGGAGTGATAGGATTATTCTCAGAGGCAGCAACTACAGCATATTGCTATGCTATGATAGAGCTGATGATCCTTGCATACAGCCTGAACATTTTCACAGGGTTATCTGGATACATAAATTTCGGGCACATCATATTCTATGGTATAGGCGCCTACACAGCAGCTGTTTCGGCAAGCATAATCGCATCGCCATATGTGAATCCATTCATATACGTTATTGCTGGAGGAGCCTTCGCAAGCCTCTGCGCTTTAGCATTGGGCTTCCCAATTCTCAGATTGAGGGGGGACTATTTCGCAATCGCCACACTCGGCGTCAATGAAGCTGTGAAAGTCATCATAATAAACACCAAATCTCTAGGAGAAGGCAGAGGCATAAGCATCTTTGGACTCGTTCCAGCCTACGACATAAAAGGCCTATACATATTCCTACTAACTATACTATTCGCGGTAATCATAACGTCATATATTATCTTCAAGTCTAAATTTGGATATGGATTGAGGGCCATAAAGGCCGATGAAGACGTCGCTGAAGTGATGGGAGTCAACACGACAAAGTATAAAATTCTATCATATGCAATTGGAGCCTTCTTCGCCGGCTCAGCCGGCGGAGTTCTCACCCTACTCTACGCATACGCATTCCCAGAATACTTCTTCATAGGAAGAACAGTCGACATGTTGATAGCATTGGTTCTCGGAGGATTCGGAACCATGTTAGGCCCACTCATAGGATCTGTAATATACTACATGGTAAAGGATGCATTGCTGATCAGGTTTCCATTCTACCATCAAGTAATATTCGGCGTAGTACTGATAGCTTTAGTTCGATCTTTCCCAGCAGGTATCGTTGGACTAATAAATAGGCTACTCTTAAAGAGAGGAAGGGGCGTCAGAGTAGAATGA
- a CDS encoding branched-chain amino acid ABC transporter permease, translating into MSLELFIQTIINGLFIGFLLVLPAMGMTLIFGIMRIFNIAGGDMVILGCYGLFWLVTLYQVDPVIGLPIVLLIGAVLGVGLYYSLIKAIVLTPGLRSLLTLFGLSGLMANSMLLAWSPMTQGVPVFYPIIEFGNVTMAGNRLLTSAFAIAGTIILLFIMKYTSFGRSIRATVLDWRAATLMGVNVDRIYAYGFTLGVALTVFSGALIALVYPFEPYGGLAYTLYAFCIVILGTVGDPKGCLVAGLIMGLALSFTGSYWTQGMSPAVAYIILVITFLLRPEGLFGKRS; encoded by the coding sequence ATGTCGCTGGAACTGTTCATACAAACGATAATCAACGGGCTATTTATCGGATTCTTATTAGTCTTGCCCGCAATGGGTATGACGCTGATCTTTGGTATAATGAGAATCTTCAATATCGCCGGCGGAGATATGGTGATACTCGGTTGCTACGGACTCTTCTGGTTGGTGACCCTATATCAAGTAGACCCTGTGATTGGACTACCAATAGTACTTCTGATAGGCGCTGTTTTAGGCGTAGGATTATATTATTCATTAATTAAGGCAATAGTATTAACCCCTGGGCTAAGATCTCTGCTTACTCTCTTCGGCCTCTCAGGGTTAATGGCTAACTCCATGCTGCTCGCCTGGTCACCTATGACCCAGGGAGTTCCGGTCTTCTATCCTATAATAGAATTTGGAAATGTGACTATGGCAGGCAACAGATTGTTAACATCCGCCTTCGCCATAGCTGGAACAATTATTCTGCTTTTCATTATGAAATATACTAGTTTCGGTAGAAGCATCAGGGCAACTGTTCTAGATTGGAGAGCCGCCACCCTGATGGGTGTGAACGTGGATAGAATATACGCTTACGGATTCACCTTAGGTGTTGCACTGACTGTTTTCTCTGGGGCGCTCATCGCCCTAGTATATCCTTTCGAACCTTACGGGGGTCTGGCATATACGTTGTACGCGTTCTGCATAGTCATATTGGGGACCGTAGGCGATCCGAAAGGTTGCTTGGTGGCTGGTCTGATAATGGGGTTGGCCCTCAGCTTCACAGGCAGCTATTGGACTCAAGGGATGAGTCCGGCTGTAGCATACATCATACTTGTGATAACTTTTCTGCTCAGGCCTGAAGGCTTGTTCGGCAAGAGGAGTTGA